The DNA window GAGACAGCCGTCAGTGCCTGCGGGTCAAGATCGCATGCCACGGCCTCTGCCGCTCCGGCGAGAGCTGCCGCGATGGCGACTATTCCGGAGCCACTGCCAAAGTCGATGACGCGTTTGCCGGCGACTGACGCAGGGTGAGCGAGAATGTAACTCGCCAACGCCTGGCCACTGGCCCAGCAAAATGACCAATAGGCCGGCTCCGCGACTACCGCGGCCGCTTCTTCATGGCTCAGCGGACCTTCAAGAACGCTGGGGTCAAATAGATGTAGCGCTATCTGAGGGCAGCCCCGCGGCCGCGTCACGGCGACCCGGCCGTGGCGTATCTGGGCCTGAATGGCCCGGTTGAGGATCTGTTCGGTCATTGCTCCCTCCTGGCAATCGTGGGCAGAAGCCTAACTGAAAGCCGGCCAGTTGTGAAAAGCCCGGCAATTGTCGGAGCGGTTGCGAAGGGGGGAACGCGAAAGAAGGCCTGAAAGAGAGTTCCTGCCCGAAGTTCGCTATACTTTCGTCTTTTGCGGCACCTGGGTTTCCAACTCGGGTGCTCCGCGCCCGTGACCGCTCTGGATTGCCCCGTTTATGCCCGCACGACCCGATACAGACCAGTTTCAGCAACTGTTCCTGCACGACATCCCGCTAATGGATGTGCGTGCGCCTGTAGAGTTCAGCCAGGGCGCCTTTCCCCAGGCGGAAAATATACCGCTGATGAATGACCAGGAGCGTCACGCGGTCGGCATCCGATACAAGGAATCCGGCCAGGAGGCGGCGCTTGAACTGGGCCATTCACTGGTTCGGGACAGTATAAAGTCGGAGCGAATAGCGGCGTGGCAGGACTTCGCCCGCCGGCATCCTCATGGTTATCTCTACTGCTTTCGCGGCGGCCTTCGATCTCGTCTGGTGCAGTCCTGGCTCGCTGAAACGGGTCTCGAGTATCCGCTGATCCAGGGCGGCTACAAGGCGCTTCGACGTTACCTTATTGATACGCTGGAGGCTGAAGTAGCGCGCCAGTCGCTGGTTCTTGTAAGCGGGCGTACCGGTACCGGCAAAACGCGCCTCCTGGTTCAGCTGCCCAAACAGGTTGACCTGGAAGGGCTCGCCAAGCACCGGGGTTCGAGCTTTGGCCGCACACTCGAGCCCCAGCCCAGTCAGATCGACTTCGAGAATGCGCTGGCAATAAACCTGCTCAAGACCGGGACACAACCAGGACCACTCTATCTTGAGGATGAGTCGCGACTGGTGGGCCGCTGCGCCTTGCCGCTCAGTCTGCGCGAGAAGATGGCCAGGTCGCCGATGATTATTCTTGAGCGGACGCTGGACGAGCGTATTGACATCATTCTTGAAGATTACGTGGTTAACATGGCTTTAGCGTTCCAGGACCGATTCGGGCAGGAAACCGGCTTCGCGCAGTTCAGCGAATTTCTCCGGGATAGCCTCGCAAGGCTGCGGAAACGTCTGGGCGGGGCACGCTACCAGCAACTGGATAGTGTCATGGTCGAGGCGCTCGAGTCTCAGGCATCACGGGGCGATCTCACCGGCCACCGCGTGTGGATTCATGAGCTTCTGACGGGCTATTACGACCCCATGTACGACTATCAACTGGCAAACCGGCAAGGAGAAGTTCTCCACCAGGGTAGCCTGGATGACCTTCTCGATTGGACCGCAAGTCGTCCTTCGGCTAACGCCTTGACGGGGCTCTAGTCGCTTAAGGACAACTATTGTCGTACGCTTAGCTCCTTTGCAGCGCCGTCAGCTTCCGCTGGGGCTGCGTTATCGTTGTTGGATAAATGAACGAGGAAATTTATGGAAGACCTGCTGAACAGCGGGGGCCAGTTCGGCGAACTGGTTGACCTCGCGATGTCGATGGTTTTGGTATACACGCCAAAAGTCCTGTTGGCCCTGGTTACCCTGGTCATCGGTCTCTGGCTGATCAATAAGCTGACCCACCTGACCGAAACCCGCCTGAAGCAGCGCGACCCGACCCTGAGCAAGTTCATGAGTGGCGTGCTTTCGGTCCTTTTCAAGGTCCTGTTGTTCATTTCAGTCGCTTCAATGGTGGGGATCGCCACAACTTCATTCATTGCCGTACTGGGTGCTGCGGGCCTGGCTATTGGCCTGGCGCTCCAGGGTAGCTTGTCCAACTTCGCCGGCGGCGTACTGGTGCTTATCTTCAAGCCATTTCGTGTTGGCGACGCTATCGAGGCTCAGGGCTTCCTCGGCACCGTGGTCGAGATCCAGATTCTGTACACCATCCTCAACACCTTTGACGGTCGACGGGTCGTTATTCCCAACGGCGACCTGTCCAATAGCGCTCTGACGAATTACAGCGTCAACGAGACCCGGCGGTGCGAGCTGGTGATCGGTATCA is part of the Hydrocarboniclastica marina genome and encodes:
- a CDS encoding class I SAM-dependent methyltransferase gives rise to the protein MTEQILNRAIQAQIRHGRVAVTRPRGCPQIALHLFDPSVLEGPLSHEEAAAVVAEPAYWSFCWASGQALASYILAHPASVAGKRVIDFGSGSGIVAIAAALAGAAEAVACDLDPQALTAVSANAALNEVSVSCCRDWFGRTGQFDLVTAADVLYDRDNRPFLSHFLAAAPQVLLADSRVRNLEDGEYCQIETVECRTWPDLHEFEEFNKVRIYRGARAGMLTA
- the mnmH gene encoding tRNA 2-selenouridine(34) synthase MnmH, whose amino-acid sequence is MPARPDTDQFQQLFLHDIPLMDVRAPVEFSQGAFPQAENIPLMNDQERHAVGIRYKESGQEAALELGHSLVRDSIKSERIAAWQDFARRHPHGYLYCFRGGLRSRLVQSWLAETGLEYPLIQGGYKALRRYLIDTLEAEVARQSLVLVSGRTGTGKTRLLVQLPKQVDLEGLAKHRGSSFGRTLEPQPSQIDFENALAINLLKTGTQPGPLYLEDESRLVGRCALPLSLREKMARSPMIILERTLDERIDIILEDYVVNMALAFQDRFGQETGFAQFSEFLRDSLARLRKRLGGARYQQLDSVMVEALESQASRGDLTGHRVWIHELLTGYYDPMYDYQLANRQGEVLHQGSLDDLLDWTASRPSANALTGL
- a CDS encoding mechanosensitive ion channel family protein, with the translated sequence MEDLLNSGGQFGELVDLAMSMVLVYTPKVLLALVTLVIGLWLINKLTHLTETRLKQRDPTLSKFMSGVLSVLFKVLLFISVASMVGIATTSFIAVLGAAGLAIGLALQGSLSNFAGGVLVLIFKPFRVGDAIEAQGFLGTVVEIQILYTILNTFDGRRVVIPNGDLSNSALTNYSVNETRRCELVIGISYGDDIKKARAIIQRLIDADERALQDPAPLIVVSALADSSVNLSARVWTKAADLWPFNWDMQERIKEAFDAEGITIPFPQRDVHHYQETVSRQEAIGQD